GCAGAACTCGTTGACACGCTGGACGACATCGCGGTGTCTGAGCGGGCAAGGGAACTGGCGCGGCAGCAAAAGGTGCGGCGCATCGCTGACCGCTGGTGGCACGAGGCGGAAACAGGGTGAGGGCTCAGGTGCATCCGTCGGTTTGGTGTGGAAGCGTAGGGCGTGGAGCGGGAAGCCAAACGCCCTCACCGCTGGCAGACGGGGTTGTCTCCGAAGACGCCTGTTGCTTGGTGACAAAAGCGGGTGGCACAATGTAGGTGGTGGCGGATGGTGGGGCATGGTTTTCGTCCACGATGCTGAGAGGGGGGTGTTGACCATGCCCACTTTCGCTTACGAGGCACGCGACCGCAACGGGCAACTGCACCGGGGCACGGTAGAAGCCCCTGACCCGCGCCGCGCCTACGAACAACTTCGTCAAAATGGGCTATGGGTGACACGGCTTCGCGAACAAACTGACGGGCACCCCAAGTTTGGTGTGACGCCTGTCCATCCCGCACCGCTGGCGGTGTTTTTCCGCCACATGAACGGAGCGATGCGAGCGGGCGTGTCGCTCTCCGATGCCTTAAGCATTTTCGCCTCCACAGAACGCCGCTCGCCATTGCGTGCTGCCGTCCAACGCGCCGCTGACAAAGTGGCGCAGGGCGTGCCTTTGTCTAAGGCGCTGAAAGAGTCAAGTTTCCCGTTTCCGTCGTTTGTGCTGGCGATGGTGGAGGTCGGAGAGAAGTCGGGCAAGTTGGAAGAAGTGTTTCGTCTATTAGCCCAGCACTTTGAACGCGAGAACGATTTTCATCAGGAGTTGCGGCGGGCGACGATGTATCCCCGTTTTTTGGCAGCGGCTGCGGTCTTGGTCATTTTGGCTATCGTCTTCGTGATGCCGACGGTTATGGGCATCCTGCTGAAGGCTAAGGGTGAAGCGGACCCGTTCTGGGCGCAATACTACGGTTCAGCGACACGCAATACCTTGTCTGCCGCTATCTTGTTGGCGGCACTGTTTGGAGCATGGGCGCTGTGGCGGTTAATAGCCATGCAACCTGCCTTCGCACCACTGGTGGAGAGCATCCGGATGGCGATCCCTTGGGTCGGCGCGTTGCCCCGCGCTTTAGCGGCAGCCCGCTTCGCGCGGGCGTTGGCGATGCTCGTCGGCGCAGGTGTGGAGCTGTCCCGCAGCCTGGAGATGGCAGGCGAGGCGTCGGGTAGCCCCAAGTTGCACGCGGCAACACAGCACCAGGCTCCCCGTCTTCAACGCGGTGAGCAGCTCTCTGTTGTGTTGGCGGATTTGCCCCTGTTGCATCCGATGGTCGTCCAAGTCGTCATGACGGGCGAGCGAACAGGCACCGTGGACGAAGGGCTGCAGAAAGCAGCGGAGTTCTTAGAAAACGAAGC
This genomic interval from bacterium HR17 contains the following:
- the gspF_2 gene encoding Putative type II secretion system protein F, with protein sequence MPTFAYEARDRNGQLHRGTVEAPDPRRAYEQLRQNGLWVTRLREQTDGHPKFGVTPVHPAPLAVFFRHMNGAMRAGVSLSDALSIFASTERRSPLRAAVQRAADKVAQGVPLSKALKESSFPFPSFVLAMVEVGEKSGKLEEVFRLLAQHFERENDFHQELRRATMYPRFLAAAAVLVILAIVFVMPTVMGILLKAKGEADPFWAQYYGSATRNTLSAAILLAALFGAWALWRLIAMQPAFAPLVESIRMAIPWVGALPRALAAARFARALAMLVGAGVELSRSLEMAGEASGSPKLHAATQHQAPRLQRGEQLSVVLADLPLLHPMVVQVVMTGERTGTVDEGLQKAAEFLENEALTSIRAQATAAYFGLFFVMAIIIAYAAARFWMSWYGGMVEAVDKFMGVDQ